TATTTATACTGAATTTTTCCAGCTCCTGAAGGCTTATCTCCTCCCTTCCCCGCCCGACTCCTCTAAAAGGTGTTTATTTTTTTACAAATTTTAAGAGAACCCCGTGCCGGTTTCACAAACTCACGTGAATTTGCTATTAAAATGTATTAAAAATTCCGCCAGAACTCAGTGCCTGTCTACCTTCGTACCGAATTTGATTTCCCTGAAAAAGGGAGAAAACGTTTAAATCTTTAAAAATGAAAGTTATGAAAAGAGTATTACTGTTAGCTAGCCTTATGATCTTTGGATTTACAGCTACCTCCCACGCACAATTGCAGGAAGGAAACATCATGCTGGGGGCCGATTTGGGTAGCGGCGTCACCACTACCGCCACTAATGGCCTGTTCGGGTTTAACCTTGGGCTCGAAGAAGATTCGGGTTACAACATAGGCTTGAGCCCAAAAATGGGGTATTTTATAAATGACGATTTTGTGCTGGGTGGAATCCTCAATTTGGGTTACTACAATCCGGCGGGAGATGATGACGAGACCAGCAACATGTTCATCTACGGAATTCAGGCGTTTAGCCGGTACTATT
This Salinimicrobium tongyeongense DNA region includes the following protein-coding sequences:
- a CDS encoding porin family protein; amino-acid sequence: MKRVLLLASLMIFGFTATSHAQLQEGNIMLGADLGSGVTTTATNGLFGFNLGLEEDSGYNIGLSPKMGYFINDDFVLGGILNLGYYNPAGDDDETSNMFIYGIQAFSRYYLTPEDIELGDEVPAGQFFIETNAGLAGSNIEDGDTTNGFAFGFGPGYSLFLNENVALDASLKYSGLAGGGNDNYTHSLGINLGVQIFLSKNEAEDTVEQF